The nucleotide window TCGGCGCCGGCCCGGCGGATGGAGGTCAGCACCTCCCGCATCGCCCGGTCGCCGTCGATCCACCCCCGCTCGGCCGCGGCGAGGACCATTGCGTACTCCCCCGACACGTGGTAGGCGACGACCGGGTACTCCGTCTCCGTCCGCACCCGGTGGATCACGTCCAGGTAGGCGAGCGCCGGCTTGACCATCACCATGTCGGCGCCCTCCTCGATGTCCGCCCGGACCTCGCGCAGAGCCTCCCGGGCGTTGGCCGGGTCCATCTGGTAGGCGCGGCGGTCGCCGAACTGCGGCGTGCTCTCCGCGGCCTCCCGGAAGGGGCCGTAGAACGCGGAAGCGAACTTCGCGGAATAGGCGAGGATCGGCGTCTCTGCAAATCCTGCTCCATCAAGAGCTTGACGGATCGCGCCCACCCTCCCGTCCATCATGTCGGACGGGGCGACCACGTCGGCGCCGGCCTCGGCGTGGGACAGAGCCATGCGCGCCAGGAGGGGGAGCGTGGCGTCGTTGTCCACCTCCTCCCCCTGGAGCACCCCGCAGTGCCCGTGCGAAGTGTACTCGCAGAGACAGACGTCGGTGACCACCAGCATCTCGGGGATCTCGCGCTTGAGCGCGCGGACCGCCCGCTGCACCACGCCCTGCTCGTCGTAGCCGGAGGAGCCGGTCTCGTCCTTGTGCTCGGGGATTCCGAAGAGGAGCACGGCGGGGATCCCCAGCCGCATCGCCTCCTCCGCGTCGCGGAGCAGCTGGTCCACGGAGGTCTGGTCCACACCGGGCATCGAACCGACCGGGTTCCGGACCCCCTCGCCCGGCGTGACGAAGAGGGGAAGGATCAGGTCCGCCGGCGAGACGGCGGTCTCGCGGACGAAGGCGCGCAGCTCCCCGGTCCGCCGGAGGCGGCGGGGGCGGTTCTCGGGATATGCCATCAGAAGAGCACGGATGCGTTCAGGTCCAGCAGGTGCGTCCGCCACCCGCTCCCCGCCTCGCGGAGCGCGGCAGCGCGGATCTCGGTGCGGCGGGTGGCGCGCCACAGCCCCGCGAGCGCGAGGCCGGTGCTCGTCCCGGCCCGCTCCGGGGCGAACAGGTTCCCGGCGCGCACGAACATGTCGAACCCCTCCCGCCCACGCTCCCGGCGAAAGGCGCGGACGTCCAGGCGGAGGCGGGCGTCCATCAGGTCGGCGTGCGAGTACACCAGCAGCTCGCGCCCCTCACCGCCGAGGGGGTGCCCCAGCGGCACGTCGGCCGCGGCCCACCCGCCGGGCTGCGCCGAGTGCATGTACCACCCGGGGTTCCCGCAGCAGAGCGTGGCGAAGGAAGCGTACTCCGCGCCCGCCGCCACGCGCTCCAGCCCCGGCACGGCCGCGACGTAGGCGCCCAGCACCCGGGCGGGGACGTCCCACCAGGCCCCGGCGGCGTCGTCCGCCCCCCATTCCAGGTAGAGCGTCAGCGGGAGGACGGCCTCGGTCGGCAGCCGGTAGCGGAAGTCCGCCGCGACCACCTGGTTCTCGAAGTCGGCGGAGAGCATCCCGAGCAGCATGCGCCCCACGTTGCCCGCCGTAGTCGGGGTTGCGATGCTGTCGCCGCCGAAGATGGAGGCGCGGTTCACTCCCACGGTGAGGCGCGGATGCGGCTGAAGGGCGAAGCGTGCCCCCCAGAGGTAGGGGTCCCCCGGGTGCCGCGGCTCATCCAGCCGGGTGACGAAGCTGTGGAACGAGGCCGTTCCCAGCGCGCGGAGGAGGCCGGGGAAGACGACGGGCCGCGCGGTCTGGACCTCCAGGCGCGGCAAGGTCGCGGCCCCGGAGAGGACGATCCCCCCGCCCGCGCCCGACCCGTACCCCACCGGCTGCTCTCCGACGGAGAGCGCGACCGGACCCCACCCCGCCACCACGTCCCAGCGGGGGAGGCGCACTCCGTCGTCGTCGAGGCGGGGCTCCGCGGCCCCAGCCAGGGAGCCCCCGAGCCGCCCGGCGAGGACCGCGTGACCGACGGCTGTGCCGCGGTCCGCCAGGGGAGACACGCCGGTGCGCCCGTCGAACAACCCCGCGCCCGGCGCGACGACGCCCGTCCGCCGCTCGTACCCCGCTCCCGCGTGGCTCCCGAGCAGCCCGGAGGCCGATGCCGAATCGGAGGCCTCCGGGAACTCCTCCAGAAAGCGGTCCAGCCACCCCTGGGTGAGGCGCGCCAGCTCCTGTCCGCGAGGCGGCGCGGCGAGCGCCGCCCGGCGCAGCGCTTCTCCCACCGCCGCCCGCGGTACCGAGCGCTGGGCGGGGAGGTAGCCCGGCGCGAGGCCCAGGGCTTCAGCGCGTGCAGCCGCCTGGACCGCCCAGTGGTCCCCCGGGAGCGGAGGAGACGCCGCGGGAACCGTCGCCCGGTCCGCCTCGGCGGACTCCTGCGCGGCCCCGGGCGCGGGGAGGCAGAGCAGGAAGGCGGACGCCAGGGCGCCCGCCAGGGTCCACATCCACGGAACCGCCCTCACCGGGCTGCTCCCCGGAAGCGCTCGCGGATGGCGCGGACCAGCCCCGGGATGGTGTACTCCGCCGCCTCCACCTGGACAGGGAGCCCCAGCTCGCGCGCCGTTGCGGAGGTGATGGGTCCGATGGAGGCCACCTCCGCGCGCCCTACCTCGGGACCCAGCACGTCCACGTAGTTGCGCACCGTCGAGCTGGCAGTGAAGGTCACCAGGTCGATGTCGCCCGCGCGGAGGCGCGCCCGGAGGTGGTCCGCCTCGGCGCCGTCCGGAACCGTCCGGTACGCCACGACCTCCACCACCTCCGCCCCCCGCTCACGGAGCGAGTCGGGGAGGACGGAGCGCGCCGTTTCCGCCCGTGCGAGGAGGATGCGGCTCCCGCGCAGCTCGGTCTCGTCTTCCAGCGCCTCCACGACCGACTCGGCCACGAAGCGCTCCGGCACCAGGTCGGGGCGGGCGCCCTCCATCTCGATGGCCGCCGCGGTCGCGGGGCCGATCGCGCAGAGCGACACGCCCGCCAGGGCGCGCGTGTCCCGTCCGGTTTCCCGGAGGGCGGACCAGAAGCGTGCGACGCCGTTCACGCTGGTGAAGACGATCCAGTCGAAGCGGTCCGCCTCGGCGGCGGCGCGGAGGAGCGGCTCGGGATCCGGCGCGTCGACGATGCGGATGGTGGGGAACTGCACCACCTCCGCCCCGAGCGCCTGCAGCGCGGCGGCGAAGCCGCTCGCCTGGGCGCGGGCGCGCGTCACCACGATCCGCTTCCCGAAGAGCGGTCGGGCCTCGAACCAGGCGAGGCGCTCCCGCAGTCCCACCACGTCGCCGACCACGACGATGGCGGGCGCGCCCATTCCCGCCTCCGCGACCCGGCCGGGGAGGTCGCGGAGCGTCCCCGCCACCACCCGCTGGCGCGGGTACGTCCCCCACTCCACCGCGGCCGCGGGCGTGTCCGGCGACCGGCCCGCGGCCACCAGACGGCCGAAGTTCGCCGCCATCTTCCCTACGCCCATGTAGAAGACCACCGTCCCCACCCCGCGCCCCAGCTGCTCCCAGTCCAGGTCGCTATCCGCCTTGACCGGATCCTCGTGCCCCGTCGCGAACGCGACGCTGGACGTGATCCCGCGGTGTGTCACCGGGATCCCGGCGTACGCCGGGGCGGCGACGCCGGCCGTGACGCCGGGGACCACCTCGAAGGGGATTCCCGCGTCCACGAGCGCCAGCGCCTCTTCCCCGCCCCGCCCGAAGACGAAGGGGTCGCCGCCCTTGAGCCGCACCACCGCCTCGTGCCGCCCTCCGAGCTCCACCAGGAGTGCGTTGATCTCCTCCTGTGTCCGCGAGTGCTCGCCGCCGCGCTTGCCGACGTAGACGCGCTCGGTGTCCGCCGGACACCGGTCGAGCACCTCGGGGCTGACCAGGGCGTCGTACACGACCACGTCCGCGCGCGCGAGCAGCTCCGCGGCGCGGACCGTGAGGAGCCCCGGATCGCCGGGGCCCGCTCCCACCAGGTACACCGTTCCCGGCGCAGCCGCGACGCTCTCCGTCATGTCCGCTCCGCGTCCGCCAGAAGGTCCGACAGGGTCTCCCGCAGCGGGATCTCCGGCTTCCACCCGAGCGCGCGGAGCCGGCCCCCGTCGCCCACCAGCAGCGGCAGGTCCACGGGACGAAACCGCTCCGGGTCGGTCTCGATCCGCGCCCCCGTCCCCGACAGCTCGATCATCTCCTCCACCAACCCGCGCAGCTCATGCGCTTCACCCGAGCAGACGTTGTACACCTCCCCCGGCGCGCCGCGCTCCACCAGGCACCGGTAGGCACGCACCACGTCTCTCACGTCGAGAACGTCCCGGCGCACGGACAGGTTCCCCACGCGGAGCGTGGGCTCGTTGCGGCCGGCCCGGACCCCCGCGAGCTGGTGGGCGAAGCTGGGGATCGCGAAGCGGCCGTCCTGGCCCGGGCCGGTGTGCACGAAGCTCCTCGCGATCACCACCGCGGGGCCGGCGCTGGCACTCGCCTGCCGGGCCACCATCTCCGCCGCGGCCTTGGAGGCGGCGTACGGGCTGGCCGGGTTGAGCGGCCGATCCTCGCGGATCGGCTGCTCCGCCTCCGGAACGCGCCCGTACACCTCCGCCGAGCTGGCGAGGAGGACCCGCGTATCCCGGAGCCCCGCGTCGGCCAGGGCGGAGGTGAGGCGGAGCGTCCCGGTCGCGTTCACGTCCCACGTCTCCATGGGTTGTGAGAACGACCGCGCGACCGAGCTCTGTCCCGCCAGGTGATAGACGTGGTCCGGCTCCGCGTCCGCCACGGCGGCGGCCAGCGACTCCGTGGATGTCACGTCGAGCGCCACCCAGCGCACACCCTCCACCTCGGCCCGGGACAGCGTTCCCCCGGCGACGGGAGCGCCGTCCTGCGTCCCCCCGAAGACGGAATATCCGGCGGCCAGCAGCTCCCGGAGCAGATGCTGTCCGACGAACCCGCCGGCGCCCGTGACGAGGGTCCGCACCTGGGTCAGCGCCCGCCCTGCAGCCGGGCGAGGTCGGCATCCACCATCATGCGGACCAGCTCGTGGAAGCCCACCTCCGGCTCCCAGCCGAGGGCAACGCGCGCCTTCTCGGGATCGCCGACCAGGAGGTCGACCTCCGCCGGACGCATGAATCGCGGGTCCTGGACCACGAACTCCTGCCAGTCCAGCTCGACGTGCGAGAAGGCGGCCTCCACCAGGTCCCGCACGCTCCAGGTCTCACCCGTCGCAATTACGAAGTCGTCCGGCTGGTCCTGCTGC belongs to Longimicrobiaceae bacterium and includes:
- a CDS encoding capsule assembly Wzi family protein, producing MRAVPWMWTLAGALASAFLLCLPAPGAAQESAEADRATVPAASPPLPGDHWAVQAAARAEALGLAPGYLPAQRSVPRAAVGEALRRAALAAPPRGQELARLTQGWLDRFLEEFPEASDSASASGLLGSHAGAGYERRTGVVAPGAGLFDGRTGVSPLADRGTAVGHAVLAGRLGGSLAGAAEPRLDDDGVRLPRWDVVAGWGPVALSVGEQPVGYGSGAGGGIVLSGAATLPRLEVQTARPVVFPGLLRALGTASFHSFVTRLDEPRHPGDPYLWGARFALQPHPRLTVGVNRASIFGGDSIATPTTAGNVGRMLLGMLSADFENQVVAADFRYRLPTEAVLPLTLYLEWGADDAAGAWWDVPARVLGAYVAAVPGLERVAAGAEYASFATLCCGNPGWYMHSAQPGGWAAADVPLGHPLGGEGRELLVYSHADLMDARLRLDVRAFRRERGREGFDMFVRAGNLFAPERAGTSTGLALAGLWRATRRTEIRAAALREAGSGWRTHLLDLNASVLF
- the cobA gene encoding uroporphyrinogen-III C-methyltransferase is translated as MTESVAAAPGTVYLVGAGPGDPGLLTVRAAELLARADVVVYDALVSPEVLDRCPADTERVYVGKRGGEHSRTQEEINALLVELGGRHEAVVRLKGGDPFVFGRGGEEALALVDAGIPFEVVPGVTAGVAAPAYAGIPVTHRGITSSVAFATGHEDPVKADSDLDWEQLGRGVGTVVFYMGVGKMAANFGRLVAAGRSPDTPAAAVEWGTYPRQRVVAGTLRDLPGRVAEAGMGAPAIVVVGDVVGLRERLAWFEARPLFGKRIVVTRARAQASGFAAALQALGAEVVQFPTIRIVDAPDPEPLLRAAAEADRFDWIVFTSVNGVARFWSALRETGRDTRALAGVSLCAIGPATAAAIEMEGARPDLVPERFVAESVVEALEDETELRGSRILLARAETARSVLPDSLRERGAEVVEVVAYRTVPDGAEADHLRARLRAGDIDLVTFTASSTVRNYVDVLGPEVGRAEVASIGPITSATARELGLPVQVEAAEYTIPGLVRAIRERFRGAAR
- a CDS encoding GDP-mannose 4,6-dehydratase, whose product is MRTLVTGAGGFVGQHLLRELLAAGYSVFGGTQDGAPVAGGTLSRAEVEGVRWVALDVTSTESLAAAVADAEPDHVYHLAGQSSVARSFSQPMETWDVNATGTLRLTSALADAGLRDTRVLLASSAEVYGRVPEAEQPIREDRPLNPASPYAASKAAAEMVARQASASAGPAVVIARSFVHTGPGQDGRFAIPSFAHQLAGVRAGRNEPTLRVGNLSVRRDVLDVRDVVRAYRCLVERGAPGEVYNVCSGEAHELRGLVEEMIELSGTGARIETDPERFRPVDLPLLVGDGGRLRALGWKPEIPLRETLSDLLADAERT
- the hemB gene encoding porphobilinogen synthase, whose amino-acid sequence is MAYPENRPRRLRRTGELRAFVRETAVSPADLILPLFVTPGEGVRNPVGSMPGVDQTSVDQLLRDAEEAMRLGIPAVLLFGIPEHKDETGSSGYDEQGVVQRAVRALKREIPEMLVVTDVCLCEYTSHGHCGVLQGEEVDNDATLPLLARMALSHAEAGADVVAPSDMMDGRVGAIRQALDGAGFAETPILAYSAKFASAFYGPFREAAESTPQFGDRRAYQMDPANAREALREVRADIEEGADMVMVKPALAYLDVIHRVRTETEYPVVAYHVSGEYAMVLAAAERGWIDGDRAMREVLTSIRRAGADRIITYYARQFARGAA